A single window of Pontibacillus chungwhensis DNA harbors:
- a CDS encoding LTA synthase family protein, protein MNKRVDRLLQNGLFFFLIATVLLWAKSYLAFRFSFNLDLENTTQEYILALTPLGSILFFLGLSFIFPKAKRIKAFLTLYFIMSFVLFANVVYYRFFNDFITIPVLMQYKNFAQLGGSAKSLMSFTDLLFWVDVVALMVWARMKKGTLTLSVKKRTMGALFATALLAISLNLNMANDERSELLTRTFDRAMFVKLMGVYNFHLYDSIMTANTQSHRVFAESDELTEVRSYLSSQKDPKSENFGELEGKNVVLISMESLQNFIIDYKVNGKEVTPFLNDLVRDKNTLYFNNFYHNTGQGKTSDAEFTIANSLYPLPRGAVFTTNAGNEFNATPEILKEKGYTSAVFHGNNDSFWNRDVMYPALGYDRFFSKKDYNVTTENSVNYGLKDIPFFKQSMSKIKGLEKPYYTKFITLTHHYPFVLNDEEDVMIDRTNTGDGTVDRYFQTARYMDKSLETFMEDMKKAGEYEDTVFVFYGDHYGISENHNRAMAEITGTEIRPFEHTQLQRVPFIIHSPGLEGKTMDTVGSQIDVKPTILNLLGVETEDDIQFGTDLLAKDREDLAILRDGSVITDKYVYDGESEKCYDKATGQELEGSECDTIVQKAQTELNLSDKLVYGDLLRFLDDEEEDKPLTDSPNEEK, encoded by the coding sequence ATGAATAAAAGAGTAGACCGATTGCTACAGAATGGACTATTCTTCTTCCTCATAGCGACAGTTTTGCTATGGGCCAAATCGTACTTAGCATTCAGATTTTCTTTTAACCTAGATTTAGAAAACACAACGCAAGAATATATCTTGGCTCTTACACCACTAGGGTCGATTTTATTTTTCTTAGGACTTAGTTTTATCTTTCCAAAAGCGAAACGGATTAAAGCGTTTCTAACCTTATACTTCATTATGTCGTTTGTGTTATTTGCAAACGTCGTGTATTACCGATTCTTTAACGACTTCATTACCATCCCGGTATTGATGCAGTACAAGAACTTCGCTCAGCTTGGCGGAAGTGCTAAGTCATTAATGAGCTTTACAGACTTACTGTTCTGGGTTGACGTAGTCGCATTAATGGTTTGGGCACGCATGAAGAAAGGTACGCTCACACTCAGCGTGAAAAAGCGTACAATGGGCGCTTTATTTGCTACCGCGCTTCTAGCCATTTCATTAAACCTGAACATGGCGAACGACGAACGTTCTGAGTTATTAACACGTACATTCGACCGTGCGATGTTCGTAAAACTTATGGGTGTGTATAACTTCCACCTATACGATTCTATTATGACAGCGAACACCCAGAGTCACCGCGTTTTCGCTGAAAGTGATGAGTTAACAGAAGTACGCAGTTACTTATCCAGTCAGAAAGACCCGAAAAGCGAAAACTTCGGAGAACTTGAAGGCAAAAACGTTGTTCTGATCTCAATGGAATCCTTGCAGAACTTTATTATTGATTACAAAGTAAACGGCAAGGAAGTTACTCCATTCTTAAACGATTTAGTAAGAGACAAAAATACGCTTTACTTTAATAACTTCTACCACAACACAGGTCAAGGAAAGACATCAGACGCTGAGTTCACAATTGCGAACTCCCTTTATCCACTTCCTCGTGGAGCCGTCTTTACGACCAATGCTGGTAACGAGTTCAATGCAACACCTGAAATTCTAAAAGAAAAAGGCTACACATCTGCCGTATTCCACGGAAACAACGATAGTTTCTGGAACCGCGATGTGATGTACCCAGCCTTAGGTTATGATCGTTTCTTCTCGAAGAAAGATTATAATGTTACAACGGAGAACTCTGTTAACTATGGCTTAAAGGACATTCCGTTCTTTAAACAATCCATGTCTAAGATTAAAGGCTTAGAGAAACCATATTATACGAAGTTCATTACGCTTACGCACCACTATCCTTTCGTTCTTAACGACGAAGAGGATGTCATGATCGACCGCACGAACACTGGAGACGGCACAGTAGACCGTTACTTCCAAACTGCGCGTTATATGGATAAATCTTTAGAGACATTCATGGAAGACATGAAGAAAGCCGGCGAGTATGAAGATACCGTATTCGTATTCTACGGTGACCACTACGGAATCTCTGAAAACCATAACCGTGCGATGGCTGAAATTACAGGAACTGAAATCCGACCATTTGAGCACACGCAATTGCAGCGTGTTCCATTCATCATCCACTCCCCTGGTCTTGAAGGGAAAACAATGGATACAGTCGGAAGTCAAATTGACGTGAAGCCAACGATCCTAAACTTACTAGGAGTTGAAACGGAAGACGATATTCAGTTTGGTACAGACCTACTTGCTAAAGATCGCGAAGACTTAGCGATTCTACGTGATGGATCCGTTATTACTGACAAATACGTCTACGACGGTGAATCCGAGAAGTGCTACGATAAAGCGACAGGGCAAGAACTAGAAGGTTCTGAATGTGATACCATTGTCCAAAAAGCTCAAACAGAATTGAACCTGTCTGATAAGCTTGTATACGGGGATTTACTTCGATTCTTAGATGATGAGGAAGAGGACAAACCGTTAACGGACTCTCCTAATGAAGAGAAATAA
- a CDS encoding GerAB/ArcD/ProY family transporter, whose protein sequence is MVVLLHDVWSSLSDSYHYHNTREESVQTFSERGFPMKESITRYQFISLIILFEFGSSIIVGLGFEAKQNAWLFILLSMAGGLILYGLFTRFVSFYPDTPFPQVIQILAGPVIGYILVWGYILYFLYISARVLRDFTILISQTILHETPLFAVSLLFMIVVGFACYLGIEVIARSGELFLPYVLLMGGLFLMFVFIMDLPKIERLEPFFNIGVKELLSLVFPRGVSFPFGELIVFAVIFPHLEHPLNSFRYGVIGILISGIILLIISVTILMVLGPTIAMNSTVPLLDTISLVNIQGIIQRMDPIVIIIMVVTGFFKITIFFYGGVTMLQYLFKLPRRKSKGLIGFIGLLVMTVSMLISENIAEHLKEGLEIVPLYVHVPMQMIVPSLLLLLLFIRKRKIQKK, encoded by the coding sequence ATGGTTGTATTACTCCACGACGTTTGGAGTTCTCTATCCGATTCTTATCACTATCACAACACTCGTGAAGAAAGTGTTCAAACGTTCTCTGAAAGGGGCTTCCCGATGAAAGAGTCCATTACTCGTTATCAGTTCATTTCCCTTATCATCCTCTTCGAATTTGGGAGCTCGATTATTGTAGGATTAGGATTTGAAGCAAAGCAAAACGCATGGCTCTTTATCTTGTTAAGTATGGCAGGTGGACTCATCCTTTATGGACTATTCACTCGATTCGTGTCCTTTTATCCGGACACCCCATTCCCCCAAGTCATACAAATACTCGCTGGTCCGGTCATCGGCTACATTTTGGTCTGGGGGTATATTCTCTATTTCTTATACATCTCAGCACGCGTCTTACGGGACTTTACCATATTAATTTCCCAGACGATCTTACACGAGACGCCTCTCTTCGCTGTTTCATTGTTGTTTATGATTGTAGTGGGCTTCGCCTGTTATCTTGGCATAGAGGTGATTGCCAGATCAGGAGAGCTTTTTCTCCCTTACGTATTGTTAATGGGAGGACTATTCCTCATGTTTGTCTTTATCATGGATCTGCCGAAAATCGAACGACTTGAGCCGTTTTTCAATATAGGGGTGAAAGAGTTACTCTCTCTCGTTTTCCCACGCGGGGTGTCGTTCCCGTTCGGAGAACTGATTGTGTTTGCCGTGATCTTCCCTCACTTGGAGCATCCCTTAAATAGCTTCCGATATGGCGTTATCGGTATTCTCATAAGCGGGATCATTTTACTGATTATAAGTGTGACGATTCTTATGGTTCTTGGCCCGACCATTGCGATGAATTCAACGGTCCCGCTTCTTGACACCATCTCCCTAGTAAATATCCAGGGAATCATTCAACGCATGGACCCGATCGTCATCATCATTATGGTGGTCACCGGCTTCTTTAAAATTACGATTTTCTTCTACGGTGGAGTGACAATGCTTCAGTATTTATTCAAGCTCCCAAGGAGAAAAAGCAAGGGGTTAATCGGATTTATAGGCCTCCTTGTCATGACCGTGTCGATGTTAATTAGTGAAAATATCGCCGAACATTTGAAAGAAGGATTAGAGATCGTTCCTCTTTATGTCCACGTCCCTATGCAAATGATCGTTCCAAGCTTGTTGCTACTCCTTCTCTTTATTCGTAAAAGAAAGATCCAAAAAAAATAG
- a CDS encoding MetQ/NlpA family ABC transporter substrate-binding protein, producing the protein MKKWIVFIAVLTTLGAALAGCGSTEAEGETKTVKIGVSGSGVPLWDPIKERAAEEGIDIELVEFADYVRPNLALADGDIDLNAFQTVSYFDAFIEEHDLDLEPIGTTLIAPMGVYSEKYEDLSNIPEGSAIALPKEATNMGRALLLLEKAGLIGLPEDFDGNGSLEKVEENPKNLELTPVVAAQTPRVLPDVAASVINNGVAVEAGFVPVEDAVFIEGDTATPYINIIAARADEADKEAYQKIVEIYQTEETAEHIRETYNDSLIPTFVSLEKIGW; encoded by the coding sequence ATGAAAAAGTGGATTGTATTCATCGCAGTATTAACAACATTAGGAGCGGCCCTTGCAGGGTGCGGCAGTACGGAAGCAGAAGGGGAGACCAAAACCGTTAAAATTGGAGTCAGTGGTTCTGGAGTACCTTTGTGGGATCCGATTAAAGAACGTGCAGCAGAAGAAGGGATTGATATTGAGCTTGTCGAGTTTGCCGATTACGTTCGACCGAACCTTGCCCTTGCCGATGGAGATATTGATTTAAACGCATTCCAGACGGTTTCCTATTTCGATGCGTTCATTGAAGAACACGACCTCGATCTTGAGCCGATTGGAACGACGCTTATTGCACCAATGGGCGTTTACTCAGAAAAGTATGAAGACCTAAGTAACATCCCAGAAGGAAGCGCGATTGCGTTACCTAAAGAAGCAACGAACATGGGCCGGGCACTACTTCTTCTTGAGAAAGCTGGCTTGATTGGACTTCCGGAAGACTTTGATGGGAACGGATCATTAGAGAAAGTCGAAGAGAATCCAAAGAATTTAGAATTAACTCCAGTTGTAGCTGCGCAGACACCTCGCGTGTTACCAGATGTAGCTGCAAGTGTGATTAACAACGGTGTAGCTGTTGAAGCAGGATTTGTCCCTGTTGAGGATGCGGTATTTATTGAAGGAGACACAGCGACCCCTTATATTAATATTATTGCAGCACGAGCTGATGAAGCAGATAAAGAAGCGTATCAAAAAATTGTAGAGATCTATCAAACAGAAGAAACAGCTGAACACATTCGTGAAACGTATAACGATTCTTTAATCCCGACGTTCGTATCATTAGAGAAAATTGGCTGGTAA
- a CDS encoding NAD(P)H-dependent oxidoreductase, with protein sequence MNNILVINGHEPYPIAEGRLNKTLYDEIVTKLSSKYEVKTTVVSEGYDVKEEQEKFKWADTIVVQTPMYWFSLPGATKTYMDSVYEPGIFFGGGGKYGEGGLMTGRKYMFSTTWNAPKDAFSKDEEFFKGQDLEGAIDHLHNMQKYVGMEPLKSFGAFDVIKNPDIDTYMTELRQHLAEVFNV encoded by the coding sequence ATGAACAATATTCTAGTTATAAATGGACACGAACCATACCCAATTGCTGAGGGACGTTTGAATAAGACGCTTTATGATGAAATTGTAACCAAGCTCTCTTCAAAATATGAAGTCAAAACAACAGTTGTAAGTGAAGGCTACGATGTAAAAGAAGAACAAGAAAAATTCAAATGGGCTGATACCATCGTTGTTCAAACACCGATGTACTGGTTCAGCCTTCCTGGTGCAACAAAGACTTATATGGATTCAGTTTATGAACCAGGTATTTTCTTCGGCGGTGGAGGTAAGTACGGAGAAGGTGGCCTGATGACCGGAAGAAAGTACATGTTCTCTACAACATGGAACGCTCCAAAAGATGCGTTCAGTAAAGACGAAGAATTCTTTAAAGGCCAAGATCTCGAAGGAGCAATTGATCATCTTCATAACATGCAGAAATACGTCGGTATGGAACCACTGAAGAGCTTTGGCGCATTTGATGTAATCAAAAACCCTGATATCGATACGTATATGACAGAACTTCGTCAGCATCTTGCTGAAGTGTTTAATGTATAA
- a CDS encoding ArsR/SmtB family transcription factor yields the protein MKIPYHPPIESVTFTKVLQALSEPNRAKIIRCLRDTHENNCTHYTLQLQLPKSTVSHHIKVLREAGLIQARIVGKEHFYSIRTEEIEGKFPGLLDAIGKVNEEDL from the coding sequence ATGAAAATACCTTATCATCCACCAATTGAAAGCGTAACGTTTACAAAAGTTTTGCAGGCCCTGAGTGAACCGAACCGAGCTAAGATTATCCGGTGTCTTCGGGACACGCATGAGAATAACTGTACCCATTACACGCTTCAACTTCAATTACCGAAATCAACCGTATCTCATCATATAAAAGTATTACGAGAAGCCGGGCTTATCCAGGCCAGAATTGTAGGAAAGGAGCATTTTTACTCCATACGGACAGAAGAAATTGAAGGAAAGTTCCCTGGATTACTCGACGCGATCGGAAAAGTAAATGAAGAAGATTTATAG
- a CDS encoding M20 family metallopeptidase: MSTVEKTLEGVVTGYVDDREEVYLDVSHRIHQNPEIGNEEYFASETLCKLLEGEGFEVTRGIPEHETAFIARKKGSAKGPKIGFLAEYDALPGLGHACGHNIIGTTSTLAAISLSKVLDQTGGEVVVLGTPAEEGGPNGSAKGTFVRHGLVQDLDACMMVHPSNQTNGTSDSLAVDPLDFEFYGQSAHAAAKPEYGINALDGVIQLFNGVNAIRQHVTDDVRLHGVILDGGVAPNIVPDYARARFFVRAATREACNEVTAKVKRIAEGAALTTGASVKVTPIQNGVDNLVLNTRFDEIFKEHIIALGENYIEEGREGIGSTDAGNISQVVPTIHPYIKIGSSDLVPHTDAFREAAISKRGDLALLRGSKALALTGLELLTNEESLQEVQKEFELKKNG; the protein is encoded by the coding sequence ATGAGTACAGTAGAGAAAACGCTTGAAGGAGTCGTGACGGGCTATGTGGATGACCGCGAGGAAGTCTACTTAGATGTGAGTCACCGCATCCATCAGAATCCAGAGATCGGGAATGAAGAATATTTTGCCAGTGAAACGTTGTGTAAGCTGTTAGAAGGAGAAGGATTCGAGGTTACAAGAGGCATCCCGGAACATGAGACAGCTTTTATCGCTCGGAAAAAAGGGAGCGCGAAAGGACCGAAAATTGGCTTTCTCGCAGAATACGATGCTTTACCTGGACTTGGGCATGCTTGTGGGCACAATATTATTGGAACAACGAGCACACTTGCTGCGATCTCCCTTAGTAAAGTTCTCGACCAGACTGGAGGAGAGGTGGTCGTCCTCGGAACCCCGGCTGAAGAAGGGGGACCGAATGGAAGTGCGAAAGGGACATTTGTCAGACACGGTCTTGTTCAGGACCTTGATGCGTGCATGATGGTTCATCCATCCAATCAGACGAACGGAACATCTGACTCCTTGGCTGTTGATCCGCTAGATTTTGAATTCTATGGTCAATCAGCCCATGCCGCAGCGAAGCCAGAGTACGGGATAAATGCGCTAGATGGTGTCATTCAGCTCTTTAACGGAGTCAACGCCATTCGCCAACACGTCACAGATGACGTACGTCTTCACGGTGTCATTCTAGATGGAGGCGTCGCTCCAAACATTGTTCCTGACTACGCAAGAGCACGCTTCTTTGTAAGAGCCGCTACCCGCGAGGCGTGTAACGAAGTGACAGCAAAAGTAAAACGCATCGCAGAAGGAGCAGCCTTAACAACCGGAGCTTCTGTAAAAGTCACACCCATTCAAAACGGCGTCGATAACCTCGTTTTGAATACTCGATTTGATGAAATCTTCAAAGAGCACATCATAGCCCTTGGAGAGAACTATATCGAAGAAGGCCGCGAGGGGATCGGTTCAACCGATGCAGGAAACATCAGCCAAGTCGTACCAACCATCCACCCCTATATCAAAATCGGCTCCTCTGACCTCGTCCCCCACACCGACGCATTCAGAGAAGCAGCCATTTCAAAACGTGGCGACTTAGCCCTTCTTCGTGGATCAAAAGCACTTGCCTTAACTGGCCTTGAATTACTAACGAACGAAGAATCCTTGCAAGAGGTTCAGAAAGAATTTGAACTGAAGAAGAATGGTTGA
- a CDS encoding methionine ABC transporter permease: MQVELATFWPKILEATQETVVMVGIALLFAVVIGLPLGISLVVTRKNGLLENGPLFTVLNGVVNFFRSIPFIILLVAILPITRFIVGTSIGTAAAVVPLVFFSAPYIARLVESSLLEVNPGVVEAAESMGATPWQIILRVFLPEALSSLVLNITIATIGLVGASAMAGFVGGGGLGDLAIAYGYQRFETNVMIITVILLVIIVQTVQTLGNYVSKAVRRR; the protein is encoded by the coding sequence ATGCAAGTTGAATTAGCTACATTTTGGCCAAAGATTTTAGAGGCAACACAAGAGACTGTCGTTATGGTAGGCATCGCTTTACTGTTTGCGGTCGTAATTGGATTACCCCTTGGGATTTCTCTCGTTGTAACGAGGAAGAATGGACTGCTAGAGAATGGCCCTCTATTTACTGTATTAAACGGCGTGGTGAACTTCTTCCGTTCAATTCCGTTCATTATCTTGCTTGTTGCTATTCTACCGATCACTCGATTTATTGTCGGTACTTCAATTGGGACAGCGGCAGCCGTGGTGCCCCTTGTATTCTTCTCAGCGCCTTATATTGCAAGGCTCGTTGAGAGTAGTTTGCTAGAAGTGAATCCAGGGGTTGTAGAAGCAGCAGAATCGATGGGAGCCACACCCTGGCAAATCATTCTACGCGTATTTTTGCCAGAAGCATTAAGCTCTCTCGTGTTAAACATCACGATCGCAACAATCGGCCTTGTCGGAGCATCGGCGATGGCAGGTTTTGTAGGAGGCGGTGGTCTTGGAGATTTAGCGATTGCCTATGGGTACCAGCGCTTTGAGACAAACGTCATGATCATAACGGTGATCCTGTTGGTCATCATTGTTCAAACCGTTCAAACATTAGGAAATTACGTATCAAAAGCAGTTCGTAGACGATAA
- a CDS encoding ferritin: MVKEEVQQLVNYLIEIEHVSTTLYLAMSAYLDRQDYTGMAKWLRLQSEEERTHMLSLIDYLAGKDGVVKLGEVPAQPSDFGTPLETFQKVLEHEQFVTNAYRQAYEYILPIDPQTAVIVQDFLREQIDEEAQSLTIVQRLKIAADNPSALLVIDQELGQRQPGAAAGG, encoded by the coding sequence ATGGTAAAAGAAGAAGTACAGCAGTTAGTGAATTACCTGATTGAAATCGAGCATGTCTCAACGACCCTTTATTTAGCGATGTCTGCCTATTTAGATCGTCAGGATTATACGGGAATGGCGAAGTGGTTACGGTTACAGTCGGAAGAAGAACGGACGCATATGTTATCATTAATTGATTATTTAGCTGGGAAAGATGGCGTGGTGAAACTGGGGGAAGTGCCGGCGCAACCGAGTGATTTTGGGACACCTCTTGAAACGTTTCAGAAAGTACTCGAGCACGAACAATTCGTTACAAACGCCTATCGCCAAGCCTATGAATATATCCTTCCGATCGACCCTCAGACCGCTGTCATTGTGCAAGACTTCTTAAGAGAGCAGATTGACGAAGAGGCTCAATCTCTCACGATCGTTCAAAGGTTAAAGATTGCAGCTGACAACCCATCGGCCCTGTTAGTGATCGACCAGGAGTTAGGGCAACGACAGCCGGGAGCGGCAGCAGGGGGATAA
- a CDS encoding DUF4083 family protein: MSGIGLLGVVWLLLIVGLIVLFLVSFTYFLRRTFQKNVGDRLERVEKKVDGLTEKFQKK, encoded by the coding sequence TTGTCTGGTATTGGGCTTTTAGGTGTGGTGTGGCTCCTTTTGATTGTTGGGCTCATCGTTTTGTTCCTAGTATCCTTTACGTATTTCCTTAGGAGAACGTTTCAAAAAAATGTCGGCGATCGGTTGGAACGTGTGGAGAAGAAAGTGGATGGGTTGACGGAAAAATTTCAGAAGAAATGA
- a CDS encoding methionine ABC transporter ATP-binding protein — MIELHNIEKVYHKDEQIIRAVDGVDLSIDKGAIYGVIGFSGAGKSTLLRCVNLIERPTSGEVKLDGEDLTKLPKAKLRKVRRRIGMIFQHFNLLESKTVYQNVAFPLLLDGQKGKHVEAKVKELLDFVGLADQAGKYPDELSGGQKQRVGIARALVRSPEVLLCDEATSALDPQTTDAILDLLKEIRDQYKITILMITHEMGVIREICDRVAVMEGGKVIEEGSVFDIFSSPKHQTTKNFVSSVMNDKIPDSILEALDSTRHVYRITFLREKASEPILYRAAAQHNVEVNVLYGQITELQGEPFGSLIVEFIGGEKEIFKALHTIGQSVTLKEVTRNAS, encoded by the coding sequence ATGATCGAGTTACACAATATTGAGAAAGTGTACCATAAGGATGAACAAATCATTCGAGCAGTCGATGGAGTGGACCTATCAATTGATAAGGGAGCTATTTACGGCGTAATTGGATTTAGCGGGGCGGGGAAAAGTACACTCCTTCGTTGCGTCAATCTCATTGAGCGCCCTACATCTGGAGAGGTGAAGTTAGACGGGGAGGACCTGACCAAGTTGCCAAAGGCAAAACTAAGGAAAGTCAGGCGGCGTATTGGCATGATCTTTCAACATTTTAATTTGCTAGAATCGAAAACCGTCTATCAAAACGTTGCTTTCCCCTTACTTCTTGACGGACAAAAAGGGAAACATGTGGAAGCTAAAGTGAAAGAGCTTCTCGATTTTGTTGGCTTAGCTGATCAAGCAGGGAAATATCCAGATGAACTCTCCGGCGGTCAGAAACAGCGTGTAGGTATTGCGCGCGCCCTTGTCCGGTCTCCTGAAGTCCTCTTGTGTGATGAGGCGACTTCGGCGCTTGATCCTCAGACGACGGATGCGATTCTTGATTTGTTAAAGGAAATTCGCGATCAGTATAAGATTACGATTTTAATGATTACCCATGAGATGGGAGTCATTCGTGAGATCTGTGACCGGGTTGCTGTAATGGAGGGAGGAAAGGTGATCGAAGAAGGATCGGTCTTTGATATTTTCTCTAGTCCCAAGCATCAGACGACAAAGAACTTTGTGAGTTCGGTGATGAACGATAAGATTCCGGATTCGATTCTAGAGGCTCTAGACAGTACCCGCCATGTGTACCGGATTACGTTCTTACGGGAAAAAGCATCTGAGCCCATTCTCTATAGAGCTGCGGCTCAGCACAATGTTGAAGTGAATGTGTTATACGGGCAAATAACTGAATTGCAAGGTGAACCATTTGGAAGTCTGATTGTCGAATTTATTGGAGGAGAGAAAGAAATTTTTAAGGCCCTTCATACAATCGGGCAATCCGTTACATTGAAAGAGGTGACAAGAAATGCAAGTTGA
- a CDS encoding YqcI/YcgG family protein produces MLKTKSPYLLTKEDFDKSDHLPEWLVNEYQTFSEIVTDPTFPCFFGMKAQKIGELRYSYISHDKWDHLPEAVESFLSLFKEPNAPRHGLFIFVEPEKEEKSVDYYRSYFWEILQYLHNQDRFPWPEGAPKDPEHYLWDFHFGGEPIFTFGNAPAYKQRKTRNLGNSLILGFQPRVIFQGLEGTEKGGIMSREKVRARVEKWDQLPTHPDISHFGDPTHNEWKQSFIGDDIKPIEGKCPFHHK; encoded by the coding sequence ATGTTAAAAACGAAAAGCCCTTATTTGCTTACGAAAGAGGATTTTGACAAGTCTGATCACCTGCCTGAGTGGCTTGTGAATGAATATCAAACGTTTAGTGAAATTGTGACGGATCCAACGTTTCCTTGTTTTTTTGGTATGAAGGCTCAAAAAATAGGCGAGCTTCGTTATTCCTATATAAGTCATGATAAGTGGGACCACCTACCTGAAGCCGTTGAAAGTTTCTTAAGTTTGTTCAAGGAACCGAATGCGCCGCGGCACGGGTTGTTTATCTTTGTGGAACCCGAAAAAGAGGAAAAATCAGTGGATTATTACCGCTCGTATTTTTGGGAGATTTTACAGTATTTACACAATCAGGATCGCTTCCCTTGGCCAGAAGGTGCACCAAAGGATCCTGAGCATTATTTATGGGATTTTCACTTTGGGGGCGAGCCGATTTTCACCTTCGGAAATGCCCCTGCCTATAAACAACGGAAGACGAGAAATCTCGGGAACAGCTTAATTTTGGGGTTCCAGCCTCGGGTGATTTTTCAAGGTTTAGAGGGAACTGAAAAAGGAGGAATCATGTCTCGGGAGAAGGTGAGAGCCCGCGTTGAGAAATGGGACCAGCTCCCTACTCATCCTGACATCAGCCATTTTGGCGATCCTACGCATAATGAGTGGAAACAGTCTTTTATAGGAGACGACATTAAGCCAATTGAAGGCAAGTGTCCATTCCATCATAAATAA
- a CDS encoding dimethylarginine dimethylaminohydrolase family protein, with protein sequence MKSLETDNRIQCRSEYDTLHKVLVVKPSFMEITEVINETQKHYQNQNINIPLAQEQHEQFVRVLQDQHVEVEELSPDPALPEQVFTRDIGFALHDELYVASMSETIRQPESETLKRWLEANEIPYHNEFPSSIEGGDVIVHGTTIFVGQSGRTSMEAIEALQDRLPSYKVVALPLHESILHLDCVFNIVDEETALVYPSAFTPEGLGRISSMFNLIRVTRDEQFQMGPNVLSIGDKMIISLPQNDRMNRILEEKGFHVIPVDFSEIIKSGGSFRCCTLPLRRG encoded by the coding sequence ATGAAGAGTTTAGAAACAGACAACCGCATCCAATGTAGATCAGAATACGATACCTTACACAAAGTCCTCGTCGTGAAACCTTCTTTTATGGAAATTACTGAAGTGATCAACGAAACACAGAAACATTATCAGAATCAAAATATAAATATCCCTCTCGCTCAAGAACAGCATGAACAATTTGTGCGCGTGTTGCAAGACCAGCACGTGGAAGTAGAAGAGCTTTCACCTGATCCCGCCCTACCTGAGCAAGTTTTCACAAGGGATATAGGATTTGCGCTTCATGATGAACTGTACGTTGCCTCTATGAGTGAAACGATTAGACAGCCAGAGTCAGAAACTTTAAAAAGATGGCTTGAAGCCAACGAAATCCCCTATCACAATGAATTCCCTTCTTCTATCGAAGGAGGCGATGTAATTGTGCATGGAACGACTATATTTGTTGGACAAAGTGGGCGAACTTCTATGGAAGCCATAGAGGCGTTGCAAGATCGCCTGCCTTCTTATAAGGTCGTGGCCCTGCCCCTTCATGAGTCCATCCTCCACCTTGATTGTGTATTTAATATCGTGGATGAGGAAACAGCTCTAGTGTACCCTTCTGCGTTCACCCCTGAAGGACTGGGGCGAATCTCTTCGATGTTCAATCTCATTCGAGTAACACGTGACGAACAGTTCCAAATGGGCCCAAACGTTTTATCCATTGGGGACAAAATGATCATTAGTCTGCCTCAGAACGACCGAATGAATCGAATTCTTGAGGAAAAAGGCTTTCATGTGATCCCTGTTGATTTCTCTGAGATTATTAAATCAGGCGGTTCGTTCAGGTGTTGTACCTTGCCGCTTAGACGGGGGTAG